AAGAACCGAACAAAATAAATCATATACGCATATAGCATTTTCAATATTAGAAGAAGAATACGAGGCATTCAAAGATAAATTTAGAGAATTAGATGTCAATATAATATCTGGAAGAGAGCGTGATGAAAGAGACAAGAGGTCCATTTATTTTACAGACCCAGACGGGCACAAATTTGAATTACACACAGGACAATTAAATGATAGGATGGAATATTATAGAAATAGTAAAGTGCACATGACATTTTTTAACTAAGGATGGAGTAAGACAAGAAACAGATTGATGTAAGTATCTCTAAGAAGTCAGGGGCATCGGATAACACCGTATTCACGCTGCGGTCGCTGACGCTCCCTTGGTCTGCCAGGGGAATTTCGAGGAAGCGGATTCAGGCAGACAACTCCTGCGAGGCTAAGTCCTTCGGACCCGGCGCTAATGCGCCTTAAGCCTCTCGGGTTCGTGAATACAAGAACGTTATATGACATACCGGAAGAACTTGAAAAGGATGAAACAAAAATGATAACTAAATCAATACATCAGTTAGTTTTAAATGATTTTAACAACTTCCCATTTTGGAGAATTACTGATTATGATGTGAGTAATGGAGTCGATATGCTAGTGACACCCACTGAAGTAGAACTCATAGATCAGAACGAAGACTATTGGGTACGATTCAAGTGGGAGTTTAATGATGGAACGAGTGGGTATGGAATTGGGGTGTTAGAATTAAAGAATAAATTATTGAAAGGACTTTCGTTTTACATCAATGAAGAGTGGGAAGTATTCCATTTACCACCAGCTCCAGAATTTGTACTCGAAATAAGCGGCCCGGTGCCATTTAGTGAAAGAATAAAAAAATCACTAAAAGATATATTTCCAATTACCATAGAATCAGATACACAAAGAAATTATGAAGTAAAGATAATATTAGAACATAAGAGCGATTTGAATGCATCACAATGAAGTCCGGTACGTCATATAACACCGCATTCACGCATCGGGCTCGCGCCCTCGGTCTGCCAGAAGATAACTCGGAGAAGCGGATTCAGGCAGACAACCCTGCGAGGCTAAGTCTTCGACCCGCCGCTCCGCGGCTTAAGCCTCTCGGGTTCGTGAATGCAAGAACGTTAGGCGAAATTGCTGGGGACAATGAAAATAAAAAAGCCTATCAGAGTATGATAGACTTAATTCAGGTCTTATAGACATCACCACGGGAGCCAATTTTTATTACATGGATTACTAATATTTCTTCTTCAACTGTGTAAACAACTCGATATGAGCCAACACGCAAACGGAAATCTTGGAATGTTCCTTGCATTCTTTTAATATCAAGTTCAGGATGGAAAGGATCTTCGGCTAATATTTGTAAGTGTTGTATAATTCGCGTTCGCATTTTCTTATCTAATTTCTGTAGGTACTTTAGTGCACTTTTATCAATTTCAATTGAGTAAGTCATCAATAACGTCCTTAAGTTTTATGGTTTCACCACGCTTAAATGCTTCTTTTGCTTTTCTAATATCGTCTAGATCCTCCTGAGTTGTAGGTTCATCATCCCAAGGAATAAACCGATGATCACTCTTGTGAATTAATTTTTCAAGAAAGTCAGCTGCCATCGGGAGAGCATCCTCAGGTAATTGTTGAATCAACTTATTAAGTTGGTCCTTTGTTACTGCCATTTCAAGCACCACCTAATCAGGAAAGTTATTTTAATTATAGCATGAAATTAGAAAATCATGAATGGTGTTCTCGTGAGTAACTCGAAGAAGCCAGCAACATCGCCTAACACAGCATTCACGCATCGGGGCTAACGCCCCTCGGTCCGCGAGAAGTGTTTTCGAGGAAGAGGATTCAGCGGACAACCTCCTGCGGAGGTTCGTGAATGCAAGAACGTTAGACGAAACCAACGCTAGAATAAACCAATAACCAAATACGATCATATTAGAGATCTATTGTGACGTGAAGATCGGTTTACTTTACCGCGAGTTGTCATGGCTTGTGCTTAGTATGAATTCCGAAAAACCATCAGCGAAGGAAGTTAGTTTGATGTTTGGTTTACATTTGAGTCAGTTGGTCGACGTTCCATGATAAGGTAAGCGTCAAATACATCCCACCTTCACCCCATGTATGCATAGATGAGATAATGTCCTCAATATGAATCGAGGAGGACATCCCATGAATCGAGCGGAGCGACAACAGGCATGGAGAACTCGCATTGAGAACTATCGAGCGAGCGGTCAAACCATGGTAGTCTGGAGTAAAGCCAATAACCATACCATCCATGAGCTGAAGTACTGGCTCAAACAGATCGAAGGCCCCCCCAAATCCAAACGATCAAAGTCCGCATCAACCTTCATCCCCGTTACCGTGACACCTCCTCCCGCACGTAGCAATCTGCCAACGGGATCCCTACGGATT
Above is a genomic segment from Paenibacillus sp. YYML68 containing:
- the fosB gene encoding metallothiol transferase FosB, with translation MQIQGISHLCFSVSDLTKSIMFYQQVFGAKILVKGRKLAYFDLNGLWIALNEESEIERTEQNKSYTHIAFSILEEEYEAFKDKFRELDVNIISGRERDERDKRSIYFTDPDGHKFELHTGQLNDRMEYYRNSKVHMTFFN
- a CDS encoding type II toxin-antitoxin system RelE/ParE family toxin, whose protein sequence is MTYSIEIDKSALKYLQKLDKKMRTRIIQHLQILAEDPFHPELDIKRMQGTFQDFRLRVGSYRVVYTVEEEILVIHVIKIGSRGDVYKT
- the tnpA gene encoding IS66 family insertion sequence element accessory protein TnpA — encoded protein: MNRAERQQAWRTRIENYRASGQTMVVWSKANNHTIHELKYWLKQIEGPPKSKRSKSASTFIPVTVTPPPARSNLPTGSLRIHVGAASIELSESFDSTQLREIVKVLKDLC